One window from the genome of Rhinolophus ferrumequinum isolate MPI-CBG mRhiFer1 chromosome 22, mRhiFer1_v1.p, whole genome shotgun sequence encodes:
- the RFX5 gene encoding DNA-binding protein RFX5 isoform X2: MAEDEPDAKSPKTGGRAPSGSAEAGEPTTLLQRLRGTISKAVQNKVEGILQDVQKFSDNDKLYLYLQLPSGPSTGDKSSEPSTLSNEEYMYAYRWIRNHLEEHTDTCLPKQSVYDAYRKYCESLACCRPLSTANFGKIIREIFPDIKARRLGGRGQSKYCYSGIRRKTLVSMPPLPGLDLKGSESPEMGPEVTPAPRDELVEAACALTCDWAERILKRSFSSIVEVARFLLQQHLISARSSHAHVLKAMGLAEEDEHVPRERSSKSKNGVENLEGGAHKKPERPTQPPQELEARAGAGPPARAERKKSVVESPAPAASNPQVNALVARLPLLLPRAPRSLIPPIHVSPSILAPKLSPGALKLATLPLPTRAGGPQAAVPIINMILPTVPALPGPGPGQAPPAGLTQLLGTENREVGVGGDPGPHDKGVKRTAEVPVSEANGQDPPAKAAKQDIEDTGSDAKRKRGRPRKKSGGSRERHCTPDKAAAAVDSAQASRLPRETWASGESDRPGPVGEAEKGVVFAQGQEDGAVSKGGRGPSSRHARAEDKIPLFTSKVSVIKGSRSQKEGLHLVRGEADTAAQGNKDLKGHVLQSASSQEQKDPKATPP, from the exons ATGGCAGAAGATGAACCTGATGCTAAGAGCCCAAAGACCGGGGGGAGGGCCCCCTCAGGGAGTGCTGAGGCCGGGGAGCCTACCACCCTTCTCCAGAGGCTCCGAGGTACCATTTC TAAGGCCGTGCAGAACAAAGTAGAGGGAATCCTG CAAGATGTACAGAAATTCTCAGACAATGACAAGCTGTATCTCTACCTTCAGCTCCCCTCAGGGCCCAGTACTGGAGACAAAAG CTCAGAGCCCAGTACACTCAGCAATGAGGAGTACATGTACGCCTACAGGTGGATCCGGAACCACCTAGAAGAGCATACTGACACCTGTCTGCCAAAGCAAAGTGTTTACGATGCCTATCG GAAGTACTGTGAGAGCCTTGCCTGTTGCCGCCCACTCAGCACAGCCAACTTTGGCAAAATCATCCGAGAGATCTTCCCTGACATCAAGGCCCGAAGGCTTGGTGGCCGGGGCCAGTCCAA ATATTGCTACAGTGGCATACGAAGAAAGACCTTGGTATCTATGCCACCCTTGCCTGGCCTTGACCTGAAGGGCTCTGAGAGT CCAGAAATGGGCCCAGAAGTAACCCCAGCACCTCGGGATGAACTGGTCGAGGCAGCCTGTGCCCTGACCTGTGACTGGGCAGAGCGAATCCTGAAACGGTCCTTCAGCTCCATCGTTGAGGTCGCCCGCTTCCTTCTCCAGCAGCATCTCATCTCTGCCCGATCTTCACACGCCCACGTGCTCAAGGCCATGGGGCTTGCTG AAGAGGATGAACATGTCCCTCGGGAACGGTCCTCTAAATCCAAGAATGGTGTAGAGAACCTAGAGGGTGGAGCCCACAAGAAACCAGAGAGACCAACCCAG CCTCCTCAGGAGCTGGAAGCCCGGGCTGGGGCTGGCCCCCCAGCACGTGCAGAGCGGAAGAAGAGTGTAGTAGAGAGCCCGGCCCCTGCAGCCAGTAACCCGCAGGTTAACGCCCTGGTGGCCCGGCTGCCTCTGCTCCTGCCCCGCGCCCCTCGCTCGCTTATTCCGCCAATCCACGTCTCTCCATCCATCCTGGCCCCCAAGCTTTCTCCAGGCGCTCTGAAATTGGCCACGCTGCCTCTGCCCACGAGGGCTGGGGGACCCCAGGCAGCTGTGCCCATCATTAATATGATCTTACCAACTGTTCCTGCTCTGCCTGGACCCGGACCTGGGCAAGCTCCACCTGCGGGGCTCACTCAGCTGCTGGGCACAGAGAACAGGGAGGTAGGCGTGGGCGGTGACCCGGGACCCCATGACAAGGGTGTCAAGAGGACAGCTGAAGTACCTGTGAGTGAGGCCAATGGGCAAGACCCACCCGCTAAAGCAGCAAAGCAGGATATAGAGGATACAGGAAGTGATGCCAAAAGAAAACGGGGACGCCCTCGAAAGAAATCAGGTGGAAGTAGGGAAAGGCATTGTACCCCTGACAAGGCAGCAGCTGCCGTGGACTCTGCCCAGGCCTCAAGGTTACCACGGGAGACATGGGCCTCTGGGGAGTCAGACAGGCCAGGGCCAGTGGGAGAGGCTGAGAAGGGGGTGGTGTTTGCCCAAGGTCAGGAAGATGGTGCTGTGTCCAAAGGAGGAAGGGGTCCCAGCTCCCGCCATGCCAGAGCAGAAGATAAAATTCCTCTTTTCACCTCGAAAGTGAGTGTCATCAAGGGCAGTAGAAGCCAAAAGGAGGGTCTTCACCTGGTCCGGGGAGAGGCAGACACTGCAGCACAGGGTAATAAAGACTTAAAGGGGCACGTGCTTCAAAGTGCCTCGTCCCAGGAGCAGAAAGACCCCAAAGCGACACCCCCGTGA
- the RFX5 gene encoding DNA-binding protein RFX5 isoform X1 — MIEQAVRVSRQIGAVPAIQEKENKATHEPAGPGPWGWAGVKVATSPHAGMAEDEPDAKSPKTGGRAPSGSAEAGEPTTLLQRLRGTISKAVQNKVEGILQDVQKFSDNDKLYLYLQLPSGPSTGDKSSEPSTLSNEEYMYAYRWIRNHLEEHTDTCLPKQSVYDAYRKYCESLACCRPLSTANFGKIIREIFPDIKARRLGGRGQSKYCYSGIRRKTLVSMPPLPGLDLKGSESPEMGPEVTPAPRDELVEAACALTCDWAERILKRSFSSIVEVARFLLQQHLISARSSHAHVLKAMGLAEEDEHVPRERSSKSKNGVENLEGGAHKKPERPTQPPQELEARAGAGPPARAERKKSVVESPAPAASNPQVNALVARLPLLLPRAPRSLIPPIHVSPSILAPKLSPGALKLATLPLPTRAGGPQAAVPIINMILPTVPALPGPGPGQAPPAGLTQLLGTENREVGVGGDPGPHDKGVKRTAEVPVSEANGQDPPAKAAKQDIEDTGSDAKRKRGRPRKKSGGSRERHCTPDKAAAAVDSAQASRLPRETWASGESDRPGPVGEAEKGVVFAQGQEDGAVSKGGRGPSSRHARAEDKIPLFTSKVSVIKGSRSQKEGLHLVRGEADTAAQGNKDLKGHVLQSASSQEQKDPKATPP, encoded by the exons ATGATAGAGCAGGCCGTGCGAGTATCTAGGCAGATCGGGGCTGTTCCAGccattcaggaaaaagaaaataaagcaacgCACGAGCCCGCTGGGCCAGGACCgtggggctgggctggagtgAAGGTGGCTACGAG CCCTCATGCCGGGATGGCAGAAGATGAACCTGATGCTAAGAGCCCAAAGACCGGGGGGAGGGCCCCCTCAGGGAGTGCTGAGGCCGGGGAGCCTACCACCCTTCTCCAGAGGCTCCGAGGTACCATTTC TAAGGCCGTGCAGAACAAAGTAGAGGGAATCCTG CAAGATGTACAGAAATTCTCAGACAATGACAAGCTGTATCTCTACCTTCAGCTCCCCTCAGGGCCCAGTACTGGAGACAAAAG CTCAGAGCCCAGTACACTCAGCAATGAGGAGTACATGTACGCCTACAGGTGGATCCGGAACCACCTAGAAGAGCATACTGACACCTGTCTGCCAAAGCAAAGTGTTTACGATGCCTATCG GAAGTACTGTGAGAGCCTTGCCTGTTGCCGCCCACTCAGCACAGCCAACTTTGGCAAAATCATCCGAGAGATCTTCCCTGACATCAAGGCCCGAAGGCTTGGTGGCCGGGGCCAGTCCAA ATATTGCTACAGTGGCATACGAAGAAAGACCTTGGTATCTATGCCACCCTTGCCTGGCCTTGACCTGAAGGGCTCTGAGAGT CCAGAAATGGGCCCAGAAGTAACCCCAGCACCTCGGGATGAACTGGTCGAGGCAGCCTGTGCCCTGACCTGTGACTGGGCAGAGCGAATCCTGAAACGGTCCTTCAGCTCCATCGTTGAGGTCGCCCGCTTCCTTCTCCAGCAGCATCTCATCTCTGCCCGATCTTCACACGCCCACGTGCTCAAGGCCATGGGGCTTGCTG AAGAGGATGAACATGTCCCTCGGGAACGGTCCTCTAAATCCAAGAATGGTGTAGAGAACCTAGAGGGTGGAGCCCACAAGAAACCAGAGAGACCAACCCAG CCTCCTCAGGAGCTGGAAGCCCGGGCTGGGGCTGGCCCCCCAGCACGTGCAGAGCGGAAGAAGAGTGTAGTAGAGAGCCCGGCCCCTGCAGCCAGTAACCCGCAGGTTAACGCCCTGGTGGCCCGGCTGCCTCTGCTCCTGCCCCGCGCCCCTCGCTCGCTTATTCCGCCAATCCACGTCTCTCCATCCATCCTGGCCCCCAAGCTTTCTCCAGGCGCTCTGAAATTGGCCACGCTGCCTCTGCCCACGAGGGCTGGGGGACCCCAGGCAGCTGTGCCCATCATTAATATGATCTTACCAACTGTTCCTGCTCTGCCTGGACCCGGACCTGGGCAAGCTCCACCTGCGGGGCTCACTCAGCTGCTGGGCACAGAGAACAGGGAGGTAGGCGTGGGCGGTGACCCGGGACCCCATGACAAGGGTGTCAAGAGGACAGCTGAAGTACCTGTGAGTGAGGCCAATGGGCAAGACCCACCCGCTAAAGCAGCAAAGCAGGATATAGAGGATACAGGAAGTGATGCCAAAAGAAAACGGGGACGCCCTCGAAAGAAATCAGGTGGAAGTAGGGAAAGGCATTGTACCCCTGACAAGGCAGCAGCTGCCGTGGACTCTGCCCAGGCCTCAAGGTTACCACGGGAGACATGGGCCTCTGGGGAGTCAGACAGGCCAGGGCCAGTGGGAGAGGCTGAGAAGGGGGTGGTGTTTGCCCAAGGTCAGGAAGATGGTGCTGTGTCCAAAGGAGGAAGGGGTCCCAGCTCCCGCCATGCCAGAGCAGAAGATAAAATTCCTCTTTTCACCTCGAAAGTGAGTGTCATCAAGGGCAGTAGAAGCCAAAAGGAGGGTCTTCACCTGGTCCGGGGAGAGGCAGACACTGCAGCACAGGGTAATAAAGACTTAAAGGGGCACGTGCTTCAAAGTGCCTCGTCCCAGGAGCAGAAAGACCCCAAAGCGACACCCCCGTGA